The DNA segment TCGAGGTCGGGGCAGACCTTCAGGCCGGTGAGCCACATGTCGTCGCCGGTGTTGGCGACGACCGTGATCTCGGAGGGACCGCCGCCGGCCGCCTCGAGGTCGCGGAGGTGCTCGCGCACCGCGGAGGTGAAGCGGGCGCCGCCGACGCCGCCGGCCAGGATCGTGATGCGCATCCGTCGACGCTACCGCGGACCGCGGACACCGCGGATTCCGAAGGACCGGCGCCTTAATGCTGCGGATCCGCGCCGGAAACACCCGGGAAACGTCGGAGGACGACGATGAACCCCTGTCCGGCGCACGGAGCGGAAGCGGTCATTGCCTTCGACCCTCGCGCGGACCACAGTGAGACCACGGCCCCTCGGCCCCGCCTCCCGCGTCTCGCGGGACCTCGGCGGAGCCTCGACCGGGCCGACCGAAGCATGGAGGTACCGATGACCATCGTCCGCGCAGCGATCACCCAGACCACGTGGACCGGCGACAAGGAGTCGATGCTCGACAAGCACGAGCAGTTCGCCCGCGACGCCGCCGCCCAGGGAGCGCAGATCGTCTGCTTCCAGGAGCTGTTCTACGGCCCGTACTTCGGCATCACCGAGGACAAGAAGTACTACCGCTACGCCGAGCCGGCCGACGGCCCGATCGTGCAGCGCTTCGCCGCGCTGGCGAAGGAGCTCGGCACGGTGATGATCCTGCCGATCTACGAGGAGGACATCACCGGCGTCTACTACAACACCGCCGTGGTCGTCGACGCCGACGGCACGATCCTCGGCAAGTACCGCAAGCACCACATCCCGCACCTCGACCGCTTCTGGGAGAAGTTCTACTTCCGTCCCGGCAACCTCGGCTACCCGGTCTTCGACACCGCGGTCGGCAAGGTCGGCGTCTACATCTGCTACGACCGGCACTTCCCCGAGGGCTGGCGCGAGCTGGGCCTGAACGGCGCGCACATGGTGTTCAACCCGAACGCGACCAAGCCGGGCCTCTCGAACCGCCTGTGGGAGGTGGAGGGCCCGTGCGCCGCCGTGGCGAACGGCTACTTCGTGCTCCAGCCCAACCGGGTCGGCCGCGAGGACAACGAGTACGGCGAGCTGGCCGTCGACTTCTACGGCACCAGCCAGGTGATCGACCCACGCGGCAACTCCGTCGGCGAGCGCGGCTCGGGCGACAGCGAGGAGATCCTGATCCGCGATCTCGACCTCGACATGGTGCAGCAGATGCGCGACGACTGGCAGTTCTACCGGGACCGCCGTCCGGACTCGTACACGAGCATCCCGAAGCCCTGACCGCCGACGTCCTGACCGCGCGACCGCCGCAGCACCGGAACCACCGAGGAGCATCGATGAAGACCCTCATCACGAACGGCACGGTCGTCAACGCGACCGGCACCGCCACCGCCGACGTCCTGATCGACGGCGAGACCATCGCCGCGGTGCTCGCGCCCGGCTCGACGCTGCTGGGCTTCGACCTCGCGGCGAACGTCGACCGCGTGATCGATGCGGCCGGCAAGTACGTCATCCCGGGCGGGATCGACGCGCACACGCACATGGAGATGCCGTTCGGCGGCACCTTCGCCTCGGACACCTTCGAGACCGGCACCCGGGCCGCCGCCTGGGGCGGGACCACGTCGATCGTCGACTTCGTCGTGCAGTACCCGGGCGAGAGCGTGGTCGACCGCTACCAGGCCTGGCAGGAGAAGGCGGCCGGGAACTGCGCGATCGACTACGGCTTCCACCAGATCCTCTCCGACGTGCAGGACTCGTCACTGGTGGCGATGGACGAGCTGATGGACGAGGGCGTGACCAGCTTCAAGCTGTTCATGGCCTACAAGGGCGTGTTCCTCTCGGACGACGGGCAGATCCTGC comes from the Rathayibacter festucae DSM 15932 genome and includes:
- a CDS encoding nitrilase-related carbon-nitrogen hydrolase, translating into MTIVRAAITQTTWTGDKESMLDKHEQFARDAAAQGAQIVCFQELFYGPYFGITEDKKYYRYAEPADGPIVQRFAALAKELGTVMILPIYEEDITGVYYNTAVVVDADGTILGKYRKHHIPHLDRFWEKFYFRPGNLGYPVFDTAVGKVGVYICYDRHFPEGWRELGLNGAHMVFNPNATKPGLSNRLWEVEGPCAAVANGYFVLQPNRVGREDNEYGELAVDFYGTSQVIDPRGNSVGERGSGDSEEILIRDLDLDMVQQMRDDWQFYRDRRPDSYTSIPKP